A region from the Pseudomonas cucumis genome encodes:
- a CDS encoding YecA/YgfB family protein, producing the protein MPIQNSPYQAFATLLSTSGHPVSPAELHGLLLGRSCAGAGFEADSWLADAAELLEGEPQDNVRNALIGLQEMVKGELTSDDMTVVLLLPTDDAPLTERAAALGQWCQGFLTGFGLTRREYALSTEATEVLQDLAAIAQVQDALEESDDGESDYMEVMEYLRVAPLLLFTETKKTDEAAAKPSLH; encoded by the coding sequence ATGCCCATTCAGAATTCTCCGTACCAAGCCTTTGCCACCCTGCTGAGCACCAGCGGCCACCCCGTCTCGCCTGCCGAACTGCACGGCTTGTTGCTCGGCCGCAGTTGCGCCGGTGCCGGCTTCGAAGCCGACAGCTGGTTGGCTGACGCCGCCGAGCTGCTCGAAGGCGAGCCACAAGACAACGTTCGCAACGCCTTGATCGGACTGCAAGAGATGGTCAAGGGCGAGCTTACCAGCGACGACATGACCGTTGTTCTGCTGCTGCCGACCGACGACGCGCCGCTCACCGAGCGAGCGGCTGCACTGGGCCAGTGGTGCCAGGGCTTCCTTACCGGCTTTGGTCTGACACGCCGCGAATATGCCTTGAGCACTGAAGCCACCGAAGTGCTGCAGGATCTAGCCGCCATCGCCCAGGTGCAAGACGCGCTGGAAGAGTCCGACGACGGCGAAAGCGACTACATGGAAGTCATGGAGTACCTGCGCGTCGCTCCGTTGTTGCTGTTCACCGAAACCAAGAAAACCGACGAAGCGGCTGCCAAACCGTCGTTGCATTAA
- a CDS encoding TIGR02449 family protein, which yields MEDTDLQALMARLELLITRVEQLKSQNGLLLAQEKSWREERAHLIEKNEIARRKVESMISRLKALEQDS from the coding sequence ATGGAAGACACCGACCTGCAAGCGCTGATGGCCAGACTCGAACTGCTAATTACTCGAGTCGAGCAACTAAAGAGTCAGAACGGACTCCTATTAGCTCAGGAAAAGAGCTGGCGCGAGGAACGCGCGCACCTCATTGAAAAAAATGAAATCGCCCGGCGTAAGGTCGAATCGATGATTTCGCGCCTCAAGGCCCTGGAGCAAGACTCATGA
- a CDS encoding cell division protein ZapA, which yields MSSSNSVTVQILDKEYSIICPQEERSNLVSAARYLDGKMREIRSSGKVIGADRIAVMAALNITHDLLHKEERPDVQASGSTREQVRDLLDRVDLVLATDPDVTKG from the coding sequence ATGAGTTCAAGCAATAGCGTTACCGTGCAGATCCTCGACAAAGAATATTCGATCATCTGCCCCCAGGAAGAGCGCAGCAACCTGGTGAGCGCTGCCCGTTACCTGGACGGCAAGATGCGCGAAATCCGCAGCAGCGGCAAAGTCATCGGCGCCGACCGCATCGCCGTGATGGCCGCGCTGAACATCACGCACGATCTTCTGCACAAGGAAGAACGCCCGGATGTGCAGGCCAGCGGCTCGACCCGGGAGCAGGTTCGCGACCTGCTGGACCGCGTCGATCTGGTACTGGCCACCGATCCGGATGTCACCAAGGGCTGA
- a CDS encoding 5-formyltetrahydrofolate cyclo-ligase: protein MTEPALLPRPQLRRMLRKARRALTPSQQREAARGLYKQLAQHPLFRRAKHISLYLPTDGEIDPRLLMRAAQRRGKATYLPVLSAWPQTKMVFQRVRPGEKLKPNRFRIPEPRHNIARQRKVWALDLVLLPLVGFDDVGGRLGMGGGFYDRSLAYLARRKNWRKPTLLGLAHECQKVQRLAQASWDVPLQGTVTDKAWYFAG, encoded by the coding sequence ATGACCGAACCTGCGCTGCTGCCCCGCCCGCAACTTCGACGCATGCTGCGCAAGGCCCGCCGCGCACTGACGCCCAGTCAGCAGCGCGAGGCCGCTCGCGGGCTGTATAAGCAATTGGCCCAGCACCCGCTGTTCCGCCGTGCAAAGCACATCTCCCTGTACCTGCCCACCGACGGTGAAATCGATCCACGCCTGCTGATGCGCGCCGCGCAACGTCGGGGCAAGGCGACGTATCTGCCGGTGCTCAGTGCCTGGCCACAAACCAAAATGGTGTTCCAGCGGGTTCGTCCCGGCGAAAAGCTCAAACCCAACCGTTTTCGCATCCCAGAACCACGGCACAACATCGCCCGACAACGCAAAGTCTGGGCGCTGGATCTGGTGTTGTTACCGCTGGTGGGGTTTGACGATGTCGGCGGGCGCTTGGGAATGGGCGGTGGTTTCTACGACCGAAGCCTGGCGTACCTGGCGCGCCGCAAAAACTGGCGCAAACCGACGCTGCTGGGCCTGGCCCATGAATGTCAGAAGGTTCAACGATTGGCTCAGGCGAGCTGGGATGTACCGCTGCAGGGAACGGTCACGGACAAGGCGTGGTATTTCGCGGGCTAG
- a CDS encoding EVE domain-containing protein produces MAYWLMKSEPDELSINDLEKLGRARWDGVRNYQARNFLRAMAVGDEFFFYHSSCPEPGIAGIGKIVEAAYPDPTALEPESHYYDPKATAEKNAWSAIDVAHIETFSKVLKLDYLKQQTALAEMPLVQKGSRLSVMPVTAEQWAAVLDLR; encoded by the coding sequence ATGGCCTATTGGCTGATGAAATCCGAGCCTGACGAACTCTCCATAAATGACTTGGAGAAGCTTGGCCGAGCGCGCTGGGACGGGGTTCGCAACTACCAGGCGCGCAATTTTTTAAGGGCCATGGCAGTGGGCGACGAATTTTTCTTCTATCACTCCAGTTGCCCTGAGCCTGGGATTGCCGGGATCGGAAAGATTGTCGAGGCAGCCTATCCGGACCCGACGGCACTGGAACCTGAGAGTCATTACTATGATCCGAAGGCCACTGCCGAGAAAAACGCCTGGAGCGCGATCGATGTCGCTCACATCGAAACGTTTTCCAAGGTGCTGAAGCTGGATTATCTGAAACAGCAAACGGCGCTGGCCGAAATGCCATTGGTGCAGAAAGGCTCGCGACTGTCGGTGATGCCGGTGACAGCCGAGCAATGGGCAGCGGTGCTTGATCTGCGCTAA
- a CDS encoding HlyD family secretion protein, with protein MSTHSRSSLFFVFLLGTVLLAAGGFGYWRSTVNRLPEGLYVGNGRLEATEVQIASKTPGRLAEVLVEEGDKVTQGQLLARMDTRTLEAQRNQAEAEVIRARENLAAAQANVKLRQSEQLLAQQELKRSQALFNRGFASGQIIDQQQSRFDTANAAVTAARAQVSAVGAAIGAAQAQVAQLNSEIDDSSLRAPIDGIIQLRMAEPGEVLGAGGRVLLLIDPNDQYMNLYLAASVAGRLAVGDEARILLDALPDQPLPAKISFVAAKSQFTPKEVETRDERQKLVFRVKLHLTHPSAVPQAKPGMPGNGYVRTAPIDWPANLQ; from the coding sequence ATGTCGACGCACAGCCGTTCTTCGCTTTTCTTCGTTTTTTTACTGGGGACTGTGTTGCTGGCCGCCGGAGGGTTTGGTTATTGGCGGTCGACCGTTAACCGACTGCCCGAAGGGTTGTACGTCGGCAATGGTCGACTTGAAGCCACGGAAGTGCAAATCGCCAGCAAAACACCCGGTCGATTGGCTGAAGTGTTGGTGGAAGAAGGCGACAAGGTAACTCAGGGTCAACTGTTGGCCCGCATGGACACCCGTACCCTCGAAGCCCAGCGCAACCAGGCTGAAGCCGAAGTGATACGCGCCCGGGAAAATCTTGCCGCGGCCCAGGCCAATGTGAAACTGCGCCAGAGCGAGCAACTGCTTGCCCAGCAAGAGCTCAAGCGCTCCCAGGCGTTGTTCAATCGCGGTTTCGCCAGCGGCCAGATCATCGATCAACAACAGTCACGCTTCGACACCGCCAACGCGGCTGTTACTGCAGCCCGCGCTCAGGTGTCCGCCGTCGGCGCAGCCATTGGCGCGGCACAGGCGCAAGTGGCTCAGCTAAACAGCGAAATTGACGACAGCAGCTTGCGGGCCCCCATCGACGGGATAATTCAGCTTCGCATGGCCGAACCCGGAGAAGTGCTCGGCGCAGGTGGGCGAGTATTGCTGCTGATTGACCCGAACGACCAATACATGAACCTCTATCTTGCAGCATCCGTCGCCGGACGCCTGGCGGTCGGCGATGAAGCGCGGATCCTGCTGGACGCCCTGCCCGACCAGCCGCTGCCGGCAAAAATCAGTTTCGTGGCGGCCAAGTCGCAGTTCACGCCCAAAGAAGTCGAGACCCGCGACGAACGTCAGAAGCTGGTGTTTCGGGTCAAGCTACACTTGACCCACCCCAGCGCCGTGCCCCAGGCCAAACCGGGGATGCCCGGCAATGGCTACGTGCGCACCGCTCCCATTGACTGGCCGGCCAATCTTCAATGA
- the rbbA gene encoding ribosome-associated ATPase/putative transporter RbbA codes for MTGLALQATHLQHRYGERHALTDITLSLPIGTRCGLIGPDGAGKSSLLGLIAGVKTLQEGQLEVLGGSIQDRRHRNSLYSRIAFMPQGLGGNLYPDLSIRENIHFFATLFGLSRAESNQRMHSLLLATDLLRFAERPAGKLSGGMKQKLGLCCALIHEPDLLILDEPTTGVDPLSRRHFWELIDDVRRQRPQLTLLVATAYMEEAEQFEHCLMLDGGKLIAAGLSSDLRAVTPSGKLDEAFTHFQGDTGHDNQPLVIPPRTNATADIAIQAHDLTLRFGDFTAVDKVSFAIGRGEIFGFLGSNGCGKTTTMKVLTGLIPASEGSATLLGNPVNAKDLATRKRVGFMSQSFSLYGELSVRQNLDLHARLFDLPQADSAQRIDELIQRFSLANVAHQPSGALPLGLRQRLSLAVAVLHRPEVLILDEPTSGVDPAARDDFWRLLIELSREQDVTIFLSTHFMNEAQRCDRISLMHAGKVLACDTPAALQQQFNGQTLEAAFVTCLEQAQSPVATAAPPTPIETMLAPTPSMKDRRFSFGRLRALANREAKELLRDRVRLAFALLGAMLMMVIFGYGISLDVEKLAFAVYDQDQTPQSRAYLEAFRGSRYFEEQPPIGDPAQLHRRLQRSEIKLALEIPPGFGRDLFAGRQPTVAAWFDGGMPFRAETSRNYVEAVHQANLEQLADQSSPAPPQQAPAKLETRFRYNQDVVSVNAIGPGVMALILAFIPAMLTALGIVREKELGSITNFYATPLTRLEFLLGKQVPYLAVSLINLAVLTAMNRWLFGVPFKGSALTLAFGGLLYVLATTSMGMLISAFTRTQIAAILGTMIITSLPTIQFSGLIVPRSALDGAAAVMGMLFPAGYFLDIAVGTFTKALDIRQLWPQCLALFGFFLGFTGLSLAMLKKQEV; via the coding sequence ATGACCGGCCTGGCACTGCAAGCCACCCACCTTCAGCACCGCTATGGCGAACGGCATGCGCTGACCGACATCACGCTCAGCCTGCCCATCGGTACCCGGTGCGGGTTGATTGGCCCGGATGGCGCCGGTAAATCCAGTTTGCTGGGATTGATCGCTGGCGTGAAGACGCTGCAGGAAGGTCAATTGGAAGTGCTCGGTGGCTCGATCCAGGACCGGCGCCACCGCAACAGCCTCTACTCGCGCATCGCATTCATGCCTCAAGGTCTGGGCGGCAACCTGTACCCTGATCTGTCGATCCGCGAGAACATTCACTTCTTCGCCACACTGTTCGGGCTGTCCAGGGCTGAAAGCAATCAGCGCATGCACAGCCTGCTGCTCGCCACCGATCTACTGCGATTTGCCGAGCGCCCGGCCGGCAAGCTGTCGGGCGGAATGAAACAGAAGCTCGGCCTCTGTTGCGCACTGATCCATGAGCCTGATTTGTTGATCCTCGATGAGCCGACCACTGGCGTCGACCCCTTGTCCCGACGGCATTTCTGGGAGTTGATTGATGACGTTCGGCGCCAACGCCCGCAACTGACGCTACTGGTCGCCACCGCGTACATGGAAGAGGCCGAGCAGTTCGAGCATTGCCTGATGCTTGACGGCGGCAAGCTGATCGCCGCCGGCTTGAGCAGCGACCTGCGGGCGGTAACCCCCAGCGGCAAGCTCGATGAAGCCTTCACCCACTTTCAGGGCGACACCGGCCACGATAACCAACCACTGGTGATCCCTCCCCGAACCAACGCTACGGCCGATATCGCCATCCAGGCCCATGACCTGACCCTGCGTTTCGGCGACTTCACGGCGGTGGACAAGGTCAGCTTCGCCATCGGCCGTGGCGAGATCTTCGGGTTTCTGGGCTCCAACGGCTGTGGCAAAACCACCACCATGAAAGTGCTCACCGGGCTGATCCCGGCCAGCGAAGGCAGTGCCACGCTGCTGGGCAACCCGGTGAACGCCAAGGACCTGGCCACCCGCAAGCGCGTCGGCTTCATGTCTCAGAGTTTCTCGCTGTATGGCGAACTCAGCGTGCGGCAGAACCTGGACTTGCACGCACGCTTGTTCGATCTACCCCAGGCCGACAGTGCTCAGCGCATCGACGAACTGATCCAGCGCTTCAGCCTGGCCAACGTCGCCCATCAGCCCTCCGGTGCATTGCCGCTGGGTCTGCGTCAACGGTTATCCCTGGCGGTGGCGGTGCTGCATCGCCCGGAAGTGCTGATCCTCGACGAACCCACCTCCGGCGTCGACCCGGCGGCGCGGGACGATTTCTGGCGACTGCTGATCGAACTGTCCCGTGAACAGGACGTGACAATCTTCCTGTCCACCCATTTCATGAACGAAGCCCAGCGCTGCGACCGCATCTCATTGATGCACGCAGGCAAGGTACTGGCCTGCGACACCCCGGCAGCACTGCAACAGCAGTTCAACGGCCAGACACTTGAGGCCGCGTTCGTCACCTGTCTGGAGCAGGCCCAGAGTCCGGTCGCAACCGCGGCGCCACCAACGCCTATCGAAACGATGCTCGCACCCACCCCATCAATGAAAGACCGTCGCTTCAGCTTTGGGCGACTGCGGGCATTGGCGAACCGTGAAGCCAAGGAACTGCTGCGCGATAGAGTGCGCCTGGCCTTCGCTCTACTCGGGGCGATGCTCATGATGGTGATTTTCGGCTACGGCATTTCCCTGGACGTGGAGAAACTCGCTTTCGCGGTCTACGACCAGGACCAGACCCCGCAAAGCCGGGCTTATCTGGAGGCATTTCGCGGTTCCCGTTACTTCGAAGAGCAGCCCCCGATAGGCGATCCGGCGCAGTTGCATCGACGATTGCAGCGCTCGGAAATCAAACTGGCGCTGGAGATTCCCCCAGGATTCGGCCGGGATCTGTTCGCCGGTCGCCAACCCACGGTGGCGGCCTGGTTCGACGGCGGTATGCCGTTTCGCGCCGAAACCAGCCGCAATTATGTGGAAGCGGTACACCAGGCCAACCTGGAACAACTGGCGGATCAGTCCAGCCCCGCACCACCCCAGCAAGCGCCAGCCAAACTGGAAACCCGCTTCCGCTACAACCAGGACGTCGTCAGCGTCAACGCCATCGGCCCTGGAGTGATGGCGCTGATCCTGGCGTTCATCCCGGCCATGCTGACTGCGCTGGGCATCGTGCGGGAGAAGGAACTGGGCTCGATCACCAACTTCTACGCCACACCGCTGACCCGCCTGGAGTTCCTGTTAGGTAAACAGGTGCCGTATCTGGCCGTCAGTCTGATCAATCTCGCCGTGCTGACAGCCATGAACCGCTGGCTGTTCGGCGTACCCTTCAAGGGCAGCGCATTGACCCTGGCTTTCGGCGGGCTGCTCTACGTGCTGGCGACCACCAGCATGGGGATGTTGATTTCGGCGTTCACTCGAACCCAGATCGCCGCGATTCTCGGCACCATGATCATCACAAGTCTGCCGACGATCCAGTTCTCCGGTTTGATCGTGCCGCGATCGGCCCTCGATGGTGCGGCCGCGGTCATGGGTATGCTGTTTCCGGCAGGCTATTTTCTCGATATTGCTGTCGGCACCTTTACCAAGGCGCTGGATATCCGGCAGTTGTGGCCACAATGCCTGGCACTGTTCGGGTTCTTTCTCGGGTTCACCGGGCTCAGCCTGGCCATGCTGAAAAAGCAGGAGGTCTGA
- a CDS encoding ABC transporter permease: MHKLAHILRLGLKELTSLRHDSVLLLFLLYAFTVAIYMPAAGSVIGVHNASVAMVDEDHSPMSRQLAQVLRPPEFQPPVPLPYGQLDEVLDSGRYTFVINIPANFQADLLGGHQPAVQVNVDATAMSQAFMGAGYIGRIFQRELLTYSGQGDAASQTPVLLTTRALFNTNLEGGWFLAVIQIVNNITILAIILTGTALLREREHGTLDHLLVLPLTALEIMLAKVWSNMLVVVLCTWVSLEVIVKGALGVPLAGSMSFFLLVTAVYLFASTALGIFLATLARSTPQFGLLAIPVIIPMLLLSGGSTPLDSMPQWLQWVMQGSPSTHFVSLSAAILFRDAGIGVVWPDLLALSAIGLLFFTIALMRFRKSLAS, encoded by the coding sequence ATGCATAAGCTTGCGCACATCCTGCGTCTTGGCCTCAAGGAACTCACCAGCCTGCGACATGACAGTGTGTTGCTACTGTTCCTGCTCTACGCCTTTACAGTGGCGATCTACATGCCGGCCGCAGGCTCAGTGATTGGGGTGCACAACGCCAGTGTGGCCATGGTCGATGAAGATCACAGCCCCATGTCACGCCAGCTGGCCCAGGTTCTGCGGCCGCCGGAATTTCAACCGCCGGTGCCGCTGCCTTATGGCCAACTGGACGAGGTACTGGACAGCGGGCGGTACACCTTCGTGATCAATATTCCAGCCAATTTTCAGGCCGATCTGCTGGGCGGCCACCAGCCAGCGGTGCAGGTCAACGTTGACGCCACCGCCATGAGCCAGGCGTTCATGGGCGCAGGCTATATCGGGCGGATTTTCCAGCGCGAGCTGCTGACCTACAGTGGCCAGGGCGATGCGGCGAGCCAGACACCGGTGCTGCTGACGACACGAGCCCTGTTCAATACCAACCTGGAGGGTGGCTGGTTCCTGGCGGTGATTCAGATCGTCAACAACATCACGATCCTGGCCATCATCCTGACGGGCACAGCGCTACTGCGTGAACGCGAGCACGGCACCCTCGACCATTTGCTGGTACTGCCGCTGACGGCACTGGAAATCATGCTGGCGAAAGTCTGGAGCAACATGCTGGTGGTGGTGCTGTGCACCTGGGTATCGCTGGAAGTGATCGTCAAAGGCGCCCTTGGCGTGCCGCTGGCCGGCTCCATGAGCTTTTTCTTGTTGGTAACGGCGGTTTATCTGTTCGCCAGCACGGCGCTGGGAATTTTCCTCGCGACCCTCGCCCGCTCGACACCGCAGTTCGGCTTGTTGGCGATTCCGGTGATTATCCCGATGTTGCTGCTTTCCGGGGGCAGTACGCCCCTGGACAGCATGCCGCAATGGCTGCAATGGGTGATGCAGGGCTCGCCGTCGACACACTTCGTCAGCCTCAGCGCCGCGATACTGTTTCGCGACGCCGGCATCGGTGTCGTCTGGCCAGACTTGCTGGCATTAAGCGCCATCGGCCTGCTGTTCTTTACCATTGCGCTGATGCGGTTTCGCAAGAGCCTGGCTTCCTGA
- a CDS encoding flagellar basal body-associated protein FliL, whose amino-acid sequence MKAWIMLLLALSLPVAAMAEEAKEGEAPKVNYITLSPPFVGNYGLDGTPKLKVYKADVALRVTGEEATKAVKANEPLIRNQLVALFAQQTTEAMNNVEAKEKLRQEALKQTQQVMSDETGKPVVEDLLFNNLIIQ is encoded by the coding sequence GTGAAAGCGTGGATCATGTTGTTGCTGGCCCTGTCTCTGCCTGTGGCAGCGATGGCCGAAGAAGCCAAAGAAGGTGAAGCCCCGAAGGTCAACTACATCACCCTGAGCCCGCCATTCGTGGGCAACTATGGGCTGGACGGTACGCCGAAGCTCAAGGTCTACAAGGCCGATGTGGCGTTGCGGGTGACCGGCGAAGAGGCGACCAAAGCGGTGAAGGCCAATGAGCCATTGATCCGCAATCAGCTGGTGGCGCTGTTTGCGCAACAGACTACCGAAGCCATGAACAACGTCGAAGCCAAGGAAAAACTGCGTCAGGAAGCCTTGAAGCAGACTCAGCAAGTGATGAGCGACGAAACCGGCAAGCCGGTGGTTGAGGATCTGTTGTTCAACAACCTGATCATTCAATAA
- a CDS encoding NADPH:quinone oxidoreductase family protein, translating into MKAVLCKAFGPAESLVLEDVASPVAKKNEILLDVHAAGVNFPDTLIIEGKYQFKPPFPFSPGGEAAGVVSAVGEKVSHLKVGDRVMALTGWGSFAEQVAVPGYNVLPIPSSMDFNTAAAFSMTYGTSMHALKQRGNLQPGETLLVLGASGGVGLAAVEIGKAMGARVIAAASSAEKLAVAKAAGADELINYSETSLKDEIKRLTDGQGADVIYDPVGGDLFDQAIRAIAWNGRLLVVGFASGRIPELPVNLALLKGAAVIGVFWGSFAQRQPQDNAANFQQLFGWFAEGKLKPLVSQVYPLSNAAQAINDLGQRKAVGKVVVQVR; encoded by the coding sequence ATGAAAGCCGTGCTGTGCAAAGCCTTCGGCCCTGCCGAATCGCTGGTGCTGGAAGACGTCGCCAGTCCTGTCGCGAAGAAGAATGAAATCCTGCTGGACGTGCACGCGGCTGGGGTGAATTTCCCGGACACGTTGATCATCGAGGGCAAATACCAGTTCAAACCGCCCTTCCCGTTTTCGCCGGGGGGCGAAGCGGCTGGCGTAGTCAGCGCGGTGGGTGAAAAGGTCAGCCACCTCAAGGTCGGTGACCGGGTCATGGCCCTGACGGGCTGGGGCAGCTTTGCTGAGCAGGTCGCGGTGCCGGGTTACAACGTGCTGCCGATCCCGTCATCGATGGACTTCAACACCGCCGCCGCCTTCAGCATGACTTATGGCACTTCGATGCACGCCCTCAAGCAACGGGGCAACCTGCAACCGGGTGAAACCTTGCTGGTACTCGGCGCTTCCGGCGGCGTCGGCCTCGCTGCCGTGGAAATCGGCAAAGCCATGGGCGCCCGGGTGATCGCCGCCGCCAGCAGTGCGGAAAAACTCGCCGTAGCCAAGGCTGCCGGCGCCGATGAACTGATCAACTACAGCGAAACCAGCCTCAAGGACGAGATCAAACGCCTGACCGACGGCCAGGGCGCCGACGTGATCTACGATCCGGTGGGTGGCGACCTGTTCGACCAGGCCATCCGCGCCATCGCCTGGAACGGCCGTCTATTGGTGGTTGGTTTCGCCAGTGGACGTATCCCCGAACTGCCGGTGAACCTGGCGCTGCTCAAAGGTGCTGCGGTGATCGGCGTGTTCTGGGGCTCTTTCGCCCAACGCCAGCCACAGGACAACGCGGCGAACTTCCAGCAACTGTTTGGCTGGTTTGCCGAGGGCAAGCTGAAGCCGTTGGTGTCGCAAGTGTATCCGCTGAGCAATGCGGCGCAGGCCATCAATGATCTTGGCCAGCGCAAGGCGGTCGGGAAAGTGGTGGTTCAGGTTCGCTGA
- the glpT gene encoding glycerol-3-phosphate transporter, giving the protein MFAFFRPAAHQAPLPEEKIDSTYRRLRWQIFAGIFIGYAGYYLLRKNFSLAMPYLIDEGYTRGQLGLAMSAIAISYGLSKFLMGLVSDRSNPRYFLPFGLLVSAGVMFVFGFAPWATSSVTMMFILLFINGWAQGMGWPPSGRTMVHWWSQKERGGVVSVWNVAHNVGGGLIGPLFLLGMGLFNDWHAAFYVPAAVALAVAVFAFMTMRDTPQSVGLPPIEKYKNDYPEGYDASHEEEFSAKEIFVKYVLRNKMLWYIAMANVFVYLLRYGVLDWAPTYLKEAKGFTVDKTSWAYFFYEWAGIPGTLLCGWMSDKIFRGNRGLTGMVFMALVTVATLVYWLNPAGNPTVDMIALVSIGFLIYGPVMLIGLQALELAPKKAAGTAAGFTGLFGYLGGSVAASAAMGYTVDHFGWDGGFVLLIGACLLAMAFLAPTLWHKQVASQSREALA; this is encoded by the coding sequence ATGTTTGCTTTCTTTCGTCCTGCCGCACATCAGGCTCCATTGCCTGAAGAAAAAATAGACAGCACCTACCGACGCCTTCGCTGGCAGATCTTCGCCGGGATTTTCATTGGCTATGCGGGTTACTACCTGCTGCGCAAGAACTTCTCCCTGGCCATGCCGTACCTGATCGACGAGGGTTACACCCGTGGTCAACTGGGCCTGGCAATGTCGGCGATTGCGATTTCCTACGGCCTGTCGAAGTTCCTCATGGGCCTGGTGTCCGACCGCTCCAACCCGCGCTACTTCCTGCCGTTTGGCCTGTTGGTGTCGGCCGGCGTGATGTTCGTTTTCGGCTTCGCGCCTTGGGCAACGTCCAGCGTGACCATGATGTTCATCCTGCTGTTCATCAATGGCTGGGCCCAAGGCATGGGCTGGCCGCCGAGTGGCCGAACCATGGTGCACTGGTGGTCGCAGAAGGAGCGCGGTGGCGTGGTGTCTGTGTGGAACGTGGCACATAACGTCGGCGGCGGCCTGATCGGCCCACTGTTCTTGCTCGGCATGGGTCTGTTCAACGACTGGCACGCCGCGTTTTACGTACCGGCAGCGGTGGCTCTGGCCGTGGCGGTGTTTGCCTTCATGACCATGCGCGACACGCCACAGTCGGTGGGCCTGCCGCCGATCGAGAAGTACAAGAACGACTACCCGGAAGGTTACGACGCTAGCCACGAAGAGGAATTCAGCGCCAAGGAAATCTTCGTCAAGTACGTGCTGCGCAACAAAATGCTCTGGTACATCGCCATGGCCAACGTCTTCGTCTACCTGCTGCGTTATGGCGTGCTGGACTGGGCACCGACCTACCTCAAGGAAGCCAAAGGCTTCACCGTGGATAAAACCTCGTGGGCGTATTTCTTCTACGAGTGGGCGGGGATCCCGGGCACGCTGCTGTGCGGCTGGATGTCGGACAAGATCTTCCGTGGCAACCGTGGCCTGACCGGCATGGTGTTCATGGCGTTGGTGACCGTGGCGACATTGGTTTACTGGCTTAACCCGGCCGGCAACCCGACCGTCGACATGATCGCGCTCGTCTCGATCGGCTTCCTGATCTACGGCCCGGTAATGCTGATCGGTCTGCAAGCGCTGGAACTGGCGCCGAAGAAAGCCGCCGGAACTGCAGCAGGCTTCACGGGGTTGTTCGGTTATCTGGGTGGTTCAGTCGCGGCCAGTGCAGCGATGGGCTACACCGTGGACCACTTCGGCTGGGACGGCGGTTTCGTCTTGCTGATCGGCGCATGCCTGCTGGCGATGGCCTTCCTTGCGCCAACGCTGTGGCACAAGCAAGTCGCCAGTCAAAGCCGCGAAGCGCTCGCCTGA
- a CDS encoding gamma-glutamylcyclotransferase gives MSAIESAFLNLAYPPRLDLGPQLTHEQLLSSMQSTMARHKGGPVWLFAYGSLIWRPECAAVERVRGRVHGYHRGLYLWSHEHRGTPEVPGLVFGLDRGGSCSGFAYRLPEEQLEASLYALWQREMPFPSYRPHWLNCRLEDGSQVQALGFVLERHLPSYAGNLPDHVLSQVFESACGRYGTTREYVEQTAHALRSHAMPDRNLEARLKRCKSKADQASASRL, from the coding sequence ATGAGCGCCATTGAATCTGCTTTTTTGAATCTGGCTTACCCTCCGCGGCTTGATCTGGGGCCGCAGCTTACGCACGAACAATTGCTCAGCTCGATGCAGTCGACCATGGCGCGCCACAAGGGTGGGCCGGTCTGGCTGTTCGCTTATGGTTCGCTGATCTGGCGCCCTGAATGTGCGGCGGTTGAGCGAGTGCGCGGTCGCGTGCATGGCTACCATCGCGGTTTGTACCTGTGGTCCCACGAACATCGCGGTACACCTGAAGTGCCTGGGCTGGTGTTTGGCCTGGATCGCGGCGGTTCATGCAGCGGGTTTGCCTATCGCTTGCCCGAAGAACAACTCGAAGCTTCGCTTTATGCACTCTGGCAGCGTGAAATGCCATTTCCGTCCTATCGCCCACACTGGCTCAACTGCCGTCTCGAAGACGGTAGCCAGGTTCAGGCATTGGGATTTGTATTGGAACGGCACCTGCCCAGCTATGCCGGCAACTTGCCGGATCATGTGCTGAGCCAGGTGTTCGAAAGCGCTTGCGGACGTTATGGCACCACTCGCGAGTATGTCGAGCAGACCGCCCACGCCCTGCGTAGCCACGCCATGCCAGACCGGAATCTGGAGGCGCGGCTCAAGCGCTGCAAATCAAAGGCCGATCAGGCGAGCGCTTCGCGGCTTTGA